The Gossypium hirsutum isolate 1008001.06 chromosome D07, Gossypium_hirsutum_v2.1, whole genome shotgun sequence genome includes the window cttttttagtggtgtttttgTTTGATGTAACTTtaggttattttattttattttaccaccaaaaaaaaacataaaagaatatttaaacgTTGTAAAGAAAGATTGGGCCTCAAGAACTTTATAATCCATTGGTGAAAGAAATTTTGAGAGGCCCAAAGCATAATTTTTGCTAAGGAGTTCAAATGGAGTCGAGCCTTTTGGTGACATAACAGAGAGGAGGAATGCAACAGAACTGAGGTTAAGGGAGGAAAAAAAAGGGTTTGAAGCAGTAGGTAGGAGCCTTTTTGGGGGGCAGAACAGAGAGGGATATCATGTTGGCCAGAAGGTTGGTTTCTTTCTTCAAGAATTCTCCCTCTTCCAAGCTTTCCAGgtacttttttttttagtttccagTTTTAGGATTTTAGCAATTCGTTTTCTGGGATTGAATTAGCCATAAATTTCAAGCACCCATAAATTTTCGTAAGAGTTTTTGTCAGATACTGAAAGTGGTTAATATCCAAACCAGGAGAAATCAAGGGACTTTGAGTTTATTTATACTTTGGTTTGTGATAAGAGTTCACCCCAGATGATGTTTAGGCTCAGTGTCAAATCCCAGTAACAGAATTACAAATTCAATGTTCAGATAGTTTATTTTGAGTTGCCACTCTGGGTTTTTTTGCAACATTAAATTGTTTTTTGTTGTTGTGGTGGTAGTTTTTAGGTTCTTCCAAAAGATAAGTTAAACTTCATCATGTTTTACTTATTTGCAGCAATGGAACTTCTGTGAATGACGAAAAGAACAAGTCGTTTGCTGGGACAGCGGTTTCTTTTATCTTGATTACCGTAACCGGCGGTGTTGCTTTGAGTGCTCTTGATGACCTTGCCATCTACCATGGCTGTAGCAGGTATGATCCATTTCATCTGGCTCTGCTGCAAGAGTTTTACTAATTGGAGGACTTTGTTTTTCAAATATGCAAAACGAGATTTGAGTTATAAAATGGAAAATACGAATACAATGCTAGAACCTTATTATGTAGAAAAGAAGTAAAATGCTAATTAAAATTAGATAGCCTAGTTATTTGAAAAGATTGCTATCAGATGCATAAAgtataaaattaatttctaaatagTTCAATCTCTTGATTAGCATACTCCGATCTATATTAATATTGGATTTTACATGTTCAACTTCGCCAACTTTTGGATTTTGATCATCTTCTGGACCAAACAGAAGAATAGAGGAAGTTTATTTACTTATTGTCACTGATATTATAATAGGATAGGAATTGTTGTCAATGGTCCATGACTCCACTTGCGAAATTAACTATACCTTGGATTTCCTTCTGAACTTGGAATGCATACACTGAAACTGTAAGCTTATGTGCTTGAATGTTGTATCTATTTGTTTTTTATAGAACGTAACATCTTTGAAATATTAGACTttgggtaaaagtaccatggaggcccctgTATGAGgaatcagattgcattttgctccctTCACTCAAAAGATGAGAAAATTAGTCCTTTTCCGTTAGATGATATAGCAAACTGGTCATTTCTATTAGACATTCATCAacttctactgttaaaaactggtatGCCTAACGAAATAACCAGACAGTTACACATGATATGCCATGGGTACCTCATACTGACGTACATTGAcaagtttttaacagtaaaaatggatgattttttaacagaaagactagtttgctctttgatctaacgtataggAACTAATTtgccattttttgagtagagggggcaaaatgcaatcggctcctagtacaagggcctccatggtacttttacttaGAATTTGTTAGCGTTGTAACTTGTATTGTTGTTATATGATCTCCTTACGCACAATGTTGTACTTGATCCCCTGGAGCATTCGTTTAGTGGACATAAAATATTTTCATGGATATTGGGTGAAAGGATAGAATTTATTGCTATATAGTTTCTGGTTTCTAATGGAAATAGCTACTTCCTTTTTCTTCCAGTAGTAATCCCAAGTATGAtactttgtttttcattttttagcAACTTCCAAGTCTTCTTGTCTTGTTGTTTATGTTCCAAAAATTGATGTACAATGTTGGATTTTCATTTCATTCTGCATTTTCCATTTGCAATGATGAACAAGTTATCCTTATAATCGACCCTACAATTTTTTAGAAAGGCAATGGAGAAAGCTGGTAAGAATCAAGCAATTATAAATACTATTGGGGAACCGATTAAGAAGGGACCATGGTACAATGCTTCTCTTGCTGTAGCTCACAAGAGGCATTCTGTATCTTGCACATTCCCTGTATCTGGACCACAAGGCAATGGAGTATTACAATTGAAGGCAGTTCGTAATGGAGGTTGGTGTCGTCTGCTTTATGTTCTTCTTTACACCTTCTGTCTTTTCATTGGTTCAATCTCTCAAATCCCTCTCATTAATTGCATGCGCAACACACATATTCTCCTAGATCTCTCACCTTTGATGTATCAATTGTCTCAATTTTTAGAAGCCTCTTTTGTTAGTAACCTCTATCCGGAAAGTGTTGTATTAGTGCTTTTCGGGGTTTTTTGAGCAAGTTTTAGTATTAAACCAGCTTATTCCAAACAATTCATAAGTTGGTATATTACTTCTGTTTTAACCTGATACGATTTTGAAATGGGATTCTTTTACAGATGATAATTGGTATTCATATGTCCTACCTCGGGACTGGGAGATCCTAATAATGGAAGCCCTCCTATATGTCCCGGGGAATGAAGAGAAGCAGCAAACATTACGGATTAGTCTCCTCGAAAATGCACCTTCTCCGGCTTGCGTAGCATGCACTGAATGCAAGCCTCAACAATCTGAGAATCAAGAGAAGAAATAGTGGAGGAGGTGATGAATCTTATATTTTTTATCTTGTTAGTAGCAGAGAAAGACGTCCATATCTAAACGTATACCTGAAAAGTATAAATTTTGAGAGACCAATTGATGTTTGTCATTTTCAGGCAGGTAGAGTTCAAATAAAAATTCATTCCGAGatatttgtttgatgaaattgcaGTTCCAGGTTGATACATGAGAAAATGTGAATGATGTGTTTGTAGTtgtgaattaaaattaaattttgagagttgtataatCATTATCCCTAGTATTCATTGCTTTAACAATAAGCCCCCTCCCagtgaattgaatttaaaaacgAGAGAGAATGGAGCAAACGCGGATTGATTCCAATATTGGTGTGGGTCGGCTATGTTAGGGTGGAGCAGACATTAATGTTGGGTCTTGAAACAGAGGGAAGCAGagactctttttctttttgctttcctCTTTTGTATTTCTCTTCCGTAGCTATTGCTCTCACTGTTAGCTTTTCAGTCCTCCTGTTCATTCATGGTTGACAAACTGAAAACTTGAAATAATTTCATTGAAAATTGTTTAATCTTACTGATTCGAAGTAGCTAATTcaaacccttttattattattattatttatcaacATAAATGATGAATGAAAGAGATGATGGTAACAA containing:
- the LOC121219037 gene encoding uncharacterized protein, with translation MLARRLVSFFKNSPSSKLSSNGTSVNDEKNKSFAGTAVSFILITVTGGVALSALDDLAIYHGCSRKAMEKAGKNQAIINTIGEPIKKGPWYNASLAVAHKRHSVSCTFPVSGPQGNGVLQLKAVRNGDDNWYSYVLPRDWEILIMEALLYVPGNEEKQQTLRISLLENAPSPACVACTECKPQQSENQEKK